The following coding sequences lie in one Lysobacterales bacterium genomic window:
- the cysD gene encoding sulfate adenylyltransferase subunit CysD, protein MTLTHLDRLEAESLHILREVAAEFARPVMLYSIGKDSSVLLHLLRKAFHPAPPPIPLLHVDTGWKFRDMYALRDQVPARYGVELRVHINPDGQRDGVGPISHGSAEHTRIMKTEGLKQALEAGRYDAAIGGARRDEEASRAKERVFSFRSSAHRWDPKQQRPEPWNLYNTRIAPGESVRVFPLSNWTELDIWLYILRERIPVVPLYFAAERPVVERDGALILVDDERLPMRPGETPQLRRIRFRTLGCYPLSGAIESAADRLEAVIAEMLVARQSERQGRLIDGDAGASMEQKKQEGYF, encoded by the coding sequence ATGACGCTGACCCATCTGGACCGGCTCGAAGCCGAGAGCCTGCACATCCTGCGCGAAGTCGCCGCCGAGTTCGCGCGGCCGGTGATGCTGTATTCGATCGGCAAGGACAGCTCGGTGCTGCTGCACCTGTTGCGCAAGGCCTTCCATCCGGCGCCGCCGCCGATCCCGCTGCTGCATGTCGATACCGGCTGGAAGTTCCGCGACATGTACGCGCTGCGCGACCAAGTGCCGGCGCGCTATGGCGTCGAGCTGCGCGTGCACATCAATCCCGACGGGCAGCGCGACGGTGTCGGGCCGATCAGCCACGGCTCGGCCGAGCACACCCGCATCATGAAGACCGAAGGGCTGAAACAGGCGCTGGAGGCCGGCCGTTACGATGCCGCCATCGGCGGAGCACGCCGCGACGAGGAAGCCTCGCGCGCCAAGGAGCGGGTGTTCTCGTTCCGCAGCAGCGCGCATCGCTGGGACCCCAAGCAACAGCGTCCGGAGCCATGGAACCTTTACAACACCCGCATCGCCCCGGGCGAGAGCGTGCGCGTGTTCCCGCTCTCGAACTGGACCGAACTCGACATCTGGCTGTACATCCTGCGCGAACGCATCCCGGTGGTGCCCTTGTACTTCGCGGCCGAGCGGCCGGTGGTCGAACGCGACGGCGCCCTGATCCTAGTCGATGACGAGCGTCTGCCGATGCGGCCCGGGGAGACACCGCAGCTGCGCCGCATCCGCTTCCGCACACTCGGCTGCTATCCGTTGTCGGGCGCGATCGAGTCCGCCGCCGATCGTCTGGAGGCGGTGATAGCGGAGATGCTGGTCGCGCGCCAGTCCGAGCGTCAGGGCCGGCTGATCGACGGCGATGCCGGGGCGTCGATGGAGCAGAAGAAGCAGGAGGGGTATTTCTGA